The Anaerolineales bacterium region GGCTGGGCGCCGGCCGTGAGCTGCTGGAGCGCATCCTGGCCGAATTCCGCAGCCGGGAGCAATCCCCCGTGTTCTTATGGGTCCTCAAAGAGAATATGCAAGCCCGCGGCTTCTATGAGCATATGGGCGGCGAGCTGGTTGAAGAGAAACAGGAAGAGTTTGCCGGCCAGCCCACGACCCAAGTAGCCTATGCATGGTTCAACGAGTGAGCATCTAGTCACTGAGCTCTACTGGCTTAAGTAGAGCTGTATCAAATTCCCCCAGGCGCTCTGGCCCCAGCCGCCGTGCTTCACTGATGGCGGCTTCCACATCGGCGCGCAGCTGGTCTACGTTCACGCCGCGGCATACCGGCGGCCAGGGGCGCAGCCACTTCTTGCAACGCTCGTACATCTTGGCCATGCCCAGATAGTTGCCACGCTGGATCTGCAAGTACATCACGCCCGCCTGCAAAATGCCCTTGTATAGGTGGCGGGCTGGGCCGCGCTCTTCTTTCCAGGCCGTTTCCAGCGCCTCGTGCGCCTCCCAATACTCGCCGGCATTGAACAGCGCAATGCCGCGCACGGCCTCAGCATGCAGCTGCCCCCTGCACGCAGCCGGCAGCTGCTCAGGGGTGACGAAGACTTCATCCGGGTTGCGCACGGCCATGGCGCGAGTATAGCCCGCAAACCAAACCGCCGTGGATGTCCACGGCGGTTTGGTTTGCTTTTTGTTGGTTTTGTTCGCCCTCTCAGGCTATTCGATGAAGATCTCTACGTGTTGGCCGTCTTCCTCGTCTTCAATGTCCACCACTTTCCCGATGGCCCCGCTGCGGATGGCGCTCATGATGTCGGCCTGGGCCACCTCGGGCACAAAGTTGGAGGCGATGTTGATGCCGGCGTCCACCAGCGAGAGCGGCAAACTGACGCTCACCTTGGCCTTGCCGGTGTTCATATCGGTTACGCGCACCCGCAGGTTGCGGGCTTCTTCGCCTGGGGCGGGGGTGCGGCCCATGGCGGCCGGCGGGCGACCGCCCGCGCTGCGGTTCAGCGCTTCCAGTAATTTTGCGCCGTCCTCGGGGCTGATCTTCTCATCCCGGATCATTTGCAGGATCTTGATGCGTTCTTCGCTGCTAGCCATGGTTTAGCCCTCGTTTCCGTTTGATTTCTTGTCATCCCGGTTGATCACCAGCCATGCATCCCCGCGTTTGGCGAAGCGCTCAATAATGCTCAGCGGCAGGGGCAGGCTGATGAATACGTTGCGGTTGCCCTCTTTGCGTGAGCGCACGTTCAGCTGCATCCAATCGCCATTGCGGGCGGCCCAGCCAAGCGCCAGGGCCGCCAGGCCCACCGCGAACGGAAACCATAGACAAAAGAACCCGAAGGTCAGCCCGCTGCGCTGCAGGATCATGCCCATCCACAGGGCCGCCAACAGGGTGACGGATAGGCCGGCGATGAACAGGAAGCTGCCCATGACGCTGTTGCGCTTGATAGGCGTGAAGCTGACGAAGTCGTCCGCTTCTGCATCCTGCTGCCGGCTCTCGCCGCGGCTCTGTTGGCGGCCGCGGTTTTTGCCGCCAGCCTGCTTGAGCAGTTCCTCGGCCGCATCGTCTGCGCTAAGGGTGCCGGCTTCCACCTGCTCCAGGATGCTCATGCGAGTGGGCGGAGCCGGGCGGGGAATATCCATCAGGCCGGAGAGCATTTTCTCGGCATCCGCCGGGCTGATCTCGCCGCGCTCCAGCTTTTGCAGAATTTCCATCCGTTCGCGTGAATTAGGCATCGCGGTCCTCGGGCAGGTCAGGGGCCTGCGGGGCTACCGGCGGGGTGGGCGGTGTTGGCGGCGTAGGCGGTGTTGGCGGCGTGGGCGGTGTCGGTGCAACCGGGGCAGCAGGCTGGCGGCCTTCGATCGTGTTCAGCAGCATCTCGGCCTGCGCCACGCTGATCTTGTTGTC contains the following coding sequences:
- a CDS encoding DUF309 domain-containing protein is translated as MAVRNPDEVFVTPEQLPAACRGQLHAEAVRGIALFNAGEYWEAHEALETAWKEERGPARHLYKGILQAGVMYLQIQRGNYLGMAKMYERCKKWLRPWPPVCRGVNVDQLRADVEAAISEARRLGPERLGEFDTALLKPVELSD